Proteins found in one Dermacentor silvarum isolate Dsil-2018 chromosome 8, BIME_Dsil_1.4, whole genome shotgun sequence genomic segment:
- the LOC119462480 gene encoding uncharacterized protein LOC119462480, with product MSYAIVEFVKSKEVEVVPVSWVSDRQCCWPDHVKAEKASRMVKKQTPPQAAWKRFDIAVKGLFGTYDSARKNLNRSQFHSDLGSDSEVVPRKRCRRPPRNWTDSDSNASGTEEATAKTCPLTLPAIPKNFPQGLTSSQMSSGATGSEREIPRTGLLSRSNSSCSERDNTVDAGKYSTV from the exons ATGAGTTATGCCATTGTCGAATTTGTGAAGTCAAAAGAAGTTGAAGTTGTGCCAGTTTCGTGGGTGTCGGATAGGCAGTGCTGCTGGCCTGACCATGTAAAGGCTGAAAAAGCCAGTAGAATGGTGAAGAAACAGACTCCTCCGCAGGCGGCGTGGAAACGCTTTGACATTGCTGTCAAAGGACTGTTTG GTACTTATGATAGTGCACGAAAAAATCTGAACCGTAGCCAGTTCCACTCTGACCTGGGCAGTGATTCTGAAGTGGTTCCAAGGAAGCGATGCCGAAGGCCACCACGGAACTGGACAGACTCTGACTCTAATGCGAGTGGGACAGAAGAGGCCACTGCAAAGACATGTCCACTGACACTCCCCGCCATTCCGAAAAATTTCCCTCAAG GCCTGACTTCAAGTCAAATGTCAAGTGGAGCTACCGGCAGTGAGAGAGAAATACCAAGAACAG GCTTGCTGTCACGTTCAAATTCATCATGCAGTGAGCGTGATAACACTGTTGATGCAGGCAAGTACAGTACAGTCTAG